From a region of the Zingiber officinale cultivar Zhangliang chromosome 4B, Zo_v1.1, whole genome shotgun sequence genome:
- the LOC121976823 gene encoding deSI-like protein At4g17486 isoform X2 yields the protein MKLGSKKAWKSFMPLRLGRRSSSRFCMFPKVRSASKTTGNTPVYLNVYDLTHINGYMYWAGLGVFHTGIEVHGVEYAFGAHDYPTSGVFEVEPRQCPGFRFRKSIFMGTTCLDPLQVREFMELQSVNYNGDAYHLIMKNCNHFCKDICYKLTGNSIPKWVNRLARIGSLCNCLLPEALKITAVQHDPDSQSEDGEKRRLRSAFSCLSSISMRQRQFSTSSLLLTSPLRGCLSHWELRRSGAIALKDN from the exons ATGAAGCTGGGTTCAAAGAAGGCTTGGAAATCTTTCATGCCTCTTCGGCTAGGCAGGAGATCCTCCTCCCGTTTTTGTATGTTCCCCAAGGTTCGATCAGCCAGTAAAACAACAGGAAACACACCAGTTTATTTGAATGTATATGACTTGACACATATAAATGGCTACATGTATTGGGCAGGCCTTGGGGTATTTCACACAGGGATTGAAG TACATGGAGTGGAATATGCATTCGGAGCACATGACTATCCAACAAGTGGAGTCTTTGAAGTTGAGCCTCGCCAATGTCCGGGCTTCAGGTTTAGGAAGTCAATATTCATGGGTACAACTTGTTTAGACCCATTGCAAGTCAGAGAGTTTATGGAACTGCAATCTGTTAATTATAATGGTGATGCATATCACCTGATTATGAAAAACTGCAACCATTTCTGCAAAGATATCTGTTACAAGTTGACCGGCAACTCAATCCCAAAATGGGTAAACCGACTTGCTAGGATAG GCTCCCTTTGCAATTgtcttttgcctgaagcccttaAGATAACTGCTGTCCAACATGATCCTGATTCCCAGAGTGAAGATGGCGAGAAAAGGAGGCTCAGAAGTGCATTCAGTTGTCTTTCTTCTATTTCTATGCGTCAAAGACAGTTCTCAACTTCTTCTCTTTTATTAACATCTCCTCTCAGAGGCTGCCTTTCACACTGGGAGTTAAGAAGATCAGGAGCTATTGCTTTAAAAGACAATTGA
- the LOC121976823 gene encoding deSI-like protein At4g17486 isoform X1 has protein sequence MRRKSLHNRLSFSFFFSMVSCRNMKLGSKKAWKSFMPLRLGRRSSSRFCMFPKVRSASKTTGNTPVYLNVYDLTHINGYMYWAGLGVFHTGIEVHGVEYAFGAHDYPTSGVFEVEPRQCPGFRFRKSIFMGTTCLDPLQVREFMELQSVNYNGDAYHLIMKNCNHFCKDICYKLTGNSIPKWVNRLARIGSLCNCLLPEALKITAVQHDPDSQSEDGEKRRLRSAFSCLSSISMRQRQFSTSSLLLTSPLRGCLSHWELRRSGAIALKDN, from the exons ATGCGGAGGAAATCTTTACACAATcgtctctctttttctttttttttttcaatggttTCCTGCAG GAACATGAAGCTGGGTTCAAAGAAGGCTTGGAAATCTTTCATGCCTCTTCGGCTAGGCAGGAGATCCTCCTCCCGTTTTTGTATGTTCCCCAAGGTTCGATCAGCCAGTAAAACAACAGGAAACACACCAGTTTATTTGAATGTATATGACTTGACACATATAAATGGCTACATGTATTGGGCAGGCCTTGGGGTATTTCACACAGGGATTGAAG TACATGGAGTGGAATATGCATTCGGAGCACATGACTATCCAACAAGTGGAGTCTTTGAAGTTGAGCCTCGCCAATGTCCGGGCTTCAGGTTTAGGAAGTCAATATTCATGGGTACAACTTGTTTAGACCCATTGCAAGTCAGAGAGTTTATGGAACTGCAATCTGTTAATTATAATGGTGATGCATATCACCTGATTATGAAAAACTGCAACCATTTCTGCAAAGATATCTGTTACAAGTTGACCGGCAACTCAATCCCAAAATGGGTAAACCGACTTGCTAGGATAG GCTCCCTTTGCAATTgtcttttgcctgaagcccttaAGATAACTGCTGTCCAACATGATCCTGATTCCCAGAGTGAAGATGGCGAGAAAAGGAGGCTCAGAAGTGCATTCAGTTGTCTTTCTTCTATTTCTATGCGTCAAAGACAGTTCTCAACTTCTTCTCTTTTATTAACATCTCCTCTCAGAGGCTGCCTTTCACACTGGGAGTTAAGAAGATCAGGAGCTATTGCTTTAAAAGACAATTGA